One region of Pan paniscus chromosome 5, NHGRI_mPanPan1-v2.0_pri, whole genome shotgun sequence genomic DNA includes:
- the PRSS35 gene encoding inactive serine protease 35 yields the protein MENMLLWLIFFTPGWTLIDGSEMEWDFMWHLRKVPRIVSERTFHLTSPAFEADAKMMVNTVCGIECQKELPTPSLSELEDYLSYETVFENGTRTLTRVKVQDLVLEPTQNITTKGVSVRRKRQVYGTDSRFSILDKRFSTNFPFSTAVKLSTGCSGILISPQHVLTAAHCVHDGKDYVKGSKKLRVGLLKMRNKSGGKKRRGSNRSRREASGGDQREGTREHLQERAKGGRRRKQSGRGQRVAEGRPSFQWTRVKNTHIPKGWARGGMGDAALDYDYALLELKRAHKKKYMELGISPTIKKMPGGMIHFSGFDNDRADQLVYRFCSVSDESNDLLYQYCDAESGSTGSGVYLRLKDPDKKNWKRKIIAVYSGHQWVDVHGVQKDYNVAVRITPLKYAQICLWIHGNDANCAYG from the coding sequence ATGGAAAATATGCTACTTTGGTTGATATTTTTCACCCCTGGGTGGACCCTCATTGATGGAtctgaaatggaatgggattttATGTGGCACTTGAGAAAGGTACCCCGGATTGTCAGTGAAAGGACTTTTCATCTCACCAGCCCCGCATTTGAGGCAGATGCTAAGATGATGGTAAATACAGTGTGTGGCATCGAATGCCAGAAAGAACTCCCAACTCCCAGCCTTTCTGAATTGGAGGATTATCTTTCCTATGAGACTGTATTTGAGAATGGCACCCGAACCTTAACCAGGGTGAAAGTTCAAGATTTGGTTCTTGAGCCGACTCAAAATATCACCACAAAGGGAGTATCTGTTAGGAGAAAGAGACAGGTGTATGGCACCGACAGCAGGTTCAGCATCTTGGACAAAAGGTTCTCAACCAATTTCCCTTTCAGCACAGCTGTGAAGCTTTCCACGGGCTGTAGTGGCATTCTCATTTCCCCTCAGCATGTTCTAACTGCTGCCCACTGTGTTCATGATGGAAAGGACTATGTCAAAGGGAGTAAAAAGCTAAGGGTAGGGTTGTTGAAGATGAGGAATAAAAGTGGAGGCAAGAAACGTCGAGGTTCTAACAGGAGCAGGAGAGAAGCTAGTGGTGGTGACCAAAGAGAGGGTACCAGAGAGCATCTGCAGGAGAGAGCGAAGGGtgggagaagaagaaaacaatctGGCCGGGGTCAGAGGGTTGCCGAAGGGAGGCCTTCCTTTCAGTGGACCCGGGTCAAGAATACCCACATTCCGAAGGGCTGGGCACGAGGAGGCATGGGGGACGCTGCCTTGGACTATGACTATGCTCTTCTGGAGCTGAAGCGTGCtcacaaaaagaaatacatggaACTTGGAATCAGCCCAACGATCAAGAAAATGCCTGGTGGAATGATCCACTTCTCAGGATTTGATAACGATAGGGCTGATCAGTTGGTCTATCGGTTTTGCAGTGTGTCCGACGAATCCAATGATCTCCTTTACCAATACTGCGATGCTGAGTCGGGCTCCACCGGTTCGGGGGTCTATCTGCGTCTGAAAGATCCAGACAAAAAGAATTGGAAGCGCAAAATCATTGCGGTCTACTCAGGCCACCAGTGGGTGGATGTCCACGGGGTTCAGAAGGACTACAACGTTGCTGTTCGCATCACTCCCCTAAAATACGCCCAGATTTGCCTCTGGATTCACGGGAACGATGCCAATTGTGCTTACGGCTAA